From Ictalurus punctatus breed USDA103 chromosome 2, Coco_2.0, whole genome shotgun sequence:
ttatcttgtaattagaaacttatttaaattaggtttatcataagttttgatgagaaacgtaaTATGTTTATGTGAACTATTTGACCACACATTCCAattttattgtactgtgttcacatatacacagtacaCATATAAACGGTCATTCCCTCAGCTGCCTGTTTTTTTCTCActattgaagttaataagacaagcCAGCTTGTTACTCAGAAACCACAATGACTTTCTTCCTGATGACTTTGCTTCAATCTGTgtcttattaaataaaaaacgagacgctggtgagggaatgactgtttataggtGCAGTAACAAAAGTGATAATGGGAACTAACAGTCATTGTTTTATTACTTAATCATGCACACGTGATGGAATTTTGAGCCGTTCGCTAAttgttttgaaaaatatttGTTCTGTAGGGTCTACTCTGGGTCCTTGAAATCACCCACCCTCCACCTCTCCACCCCTCCACGAGCAAAGTGTCTGATAACTATCAGTTTTTGATTGACATTATCTGTTCAGTAAACTGATCTCTATTCACAGTtgagcctgtgtgtgtctgtgtgtgacacTAAAAGAGAcagcactaacacacacaccctatcATACTTACACTCTCTTGTTCCCCTTCTGGGCTGAGAAAACTCCTGCTGTCATCATACAcccttcagtgtgtgtgtctcaaaCACGTTTCTATGGAAACCAGGGAAGAGCGATCCTGAATTATACTGTTGTAAGCTATCGGATTATTTATATACACGTTTTAGGTTTATACACATGGTACAGTGAGTGAGAGTTGGCACTaggaatcagagagagagagagagagagagagagagagagagagagagagagagagagagattaaagagatAAATAGGGAAGAAGTGATAACATCTCGTATCatcaggggaaaaaacacaggTTATTCTATTACACATGACAttcagagagcgagagagagagtgagtgagagagagagagagatttatacattatatactgtcTCTATAGTTAAATATATGAGGGCCATAAAACTTTTTTCTCTGACACTATAATAAAGCTGCTTAGAACTTAAATGAGAGTGAAatagtatatttattttacattccttatatgtaaaaatgttatgtatatatatatatgtatatatatatatatatatatatatatatatatatatatatatatatatatatacacacacacacacatgtatgtatgtatatatatatatatatgtatgtatgtatttatatatatatatataaaaatgaataagtcaatacattatttatatatatatatatatatatatatatatatatatatatatatatatatatatatatatatatatatatatttataatgtattcacttattcatttttttacatttaccccatgtaaaacaaaatgtgaaaacatACTCAGGACAATTAATCAAATATGGTTTTCTCACATTCATATAATTTAAtagtaatataaaaaaaatagtattgTATAATAATGTAACCTTAATATTCATATACTACAATAAATATTGACTGTGCTATCCAGTTTACTTGGATGATGCCTACTTTAATAattctataataataaattctttagtaaactatatttttattaacaaaaagCCACAATTATTAAAATGGATAAGtcaatatttattatttgtatattcacATACCTAggtagctttaaaaaaaaaattataatatttaaaagctTAAAGGACTGCAAACATGAAACATCTGGCGTAACACATTTGcatagataaaataaaataaaatctatttatttgatggaaataaaaaaatgtttttgatgcTCATTActgtagaaatatttttttaaaatatgaaaaataaaaaaatcgactgctgtataaaaatacaaatataaatgtagctTATACACTGTAGCATATACATATCTTAGCACAGTCACTGACTCAGTATAACAGTAAAAGCCAACAATTTACAATGTTGAAAATGGAGAATAAATAATGATCAAAAGCAGTGTGCAGCATTCAGTTTCATCAACAACTAGCAAGTAGCCAGCTAGCAAGAATACTGATTGTTTAGCTAATTTCATGCTAGTTTATGAAACAATTAAGCTGTGATTGTAGTCCCAAATACATTTGCCAGTTAATGAATTCAAAAAGTTAAAACAGCTTTAAAAGTGCTAATAAACATATAGAGCTTGTATGGTATGATGGTTGTAATTAGCTATTCTAGGTTATGGGTTAGTCaatttactgtaatgctagtttaagttaaactgtttactataatgcagATTTATATTCTAGCATTcttataatgctagtttgtgcaTTATCCTGTTTTGTACAGCGAGTATGTCAGAATATGACTCTGTCTCATTATCTGTGTCACTTAACGTTCACATTTTGTATAGATAATTTCAAGGAGAGGTGCACTGTGGATTTGTATTTGGACctgatacagtgctgtgaaaaagtatttcttctgtttctgtgtatatctcatactaaatacttttatatcttcaaacgaaatacaacataaaacaaaggcaaccttattaaacacacaacacagtttttattaattttattttatttttttattattgaagcaaaCTCTTATCGCCCATgtaaaaaactaattgcccctttaaacttaaaatctggttgtgccaccttacACTTACTTCTAgtactaggacttactcctatgctttgggtcatagtcttactgcataatccagttgtgatTGATTtacaatttacggactgaaaaCCAGACactctcctttaggattttctggttagagagcagaattaatgtttccctcaattattgcaagttgcccaggccctgaagcagcaaagcatcctcacaacatcacacttccaccaccatgcttgaccataggtttGATGCtctttgtggaattcagtgtttggtttttgtgtgtgccGAGTTTACCCATTTGGATAtaatggttctttggagtcccagagactttgaaatatctttgtaacccttcccggactgatgtatttcaaacaccttcttcctcatcatctctggaatttatttcaattttgccatagtgtgttactgggtaagaccttttaaccaacttcatgctgttgaaaaagttctatttaagtgttgatgtgattgaacaatgttagcagtaatcaggcctagctgtgtctagtccagctgaaccccattatgaatgcagtttcatagatttggggaattagtaactacgggggcaaatacattttcacacaggcccagttggtattagataacttttttgtttcaataattaactgtcatttaaaaactgcattttgtgtttactcaggttgcctttgttttatattagattttgttttcatttctgaaacaatttagtataagatatacacaaaaacagaagaaatcaggatggatgcaaatacatttttcacagcactgtaccttGATTTCAATATTTTAGAAGCCTTTCCCTCAAAATACATGAAAGCATTCCACCTGAGAGCTGATTATGTCATTACGGTCATATCATTGTGTAACTAATGCCTTCAGGTCATCGTGTAGGAATTATGGGCTGAGAATTTTCTTACTGTGAAATCATATCAAAGACAAACATGACTGAAAAAGACATAAAATTCAGCTGCTTCTGGTTAATACATATCAGTAAAACATTTTCTATCATTTGGTATAGACAGTCTGGTATAGACATCACAGTAAATAGCATAACATAGTTTTGCATTTTATGTACAAAATGGTAAAATTTGGTTTTggcattattagtattattattattattattattattattattattatattgttgttgGCTACCCATGTGTTGTTGTCCATATGTGTaatgtttgctgtttttgttccTTAATACCttcaaaaaatacaaaaaagcaCAGTGTCATGAGGTAATATTCTTGCAttcttaaaacaacaacaacaacaacattgttaATGTATATATTGTTGTGTTTCGTTAACCATTGTAGATTTTGACATGGTGCAAACTCACATTTAGAGCTGATGAGTCCTAAAAcatttattctaaaaaaaaaaatcactataaCACATAATAAAAAGAACAAGTTTACAAACATGTGTTAAGTTTCCAGCATGTTTTATATAACACTGAATTTCACACACTGTATCTTAATCCTATTTATGAGGAtggtgtgtgtgcttgcattTTTTCTCCTTCTGCTTTCACGACCCAGATTCAACTGAATTAATTTCCTCTCAAGTTTAAATAACctcctgttttcagtttcagtttagccaggtgtgtgtgtgtgtgtgtgtgtgcaggttttcaGTCAGTCAGGTTGAGGTGAATGGGTTTTGTGGTAATGATGTATAATGTTGTGCTATATTATTAAGCCAAGGTTAAATATATAATGTTCATCTAATATTTTTCGACTACTACCCTGCTCTGACAAAATTTCCCTCCTGTTTATGAAAGCAGTTTTTCACAATACTATTTGTGCAGTTTTTATTTGCTGAATTTCTCCAACTTCCTTCACTAACTAGCAGAGGACTGTAATGAGCTTTTTGCAGGATTTTGCATAATCCTTTGTTATGATGTCAAACAATTTCTGTTTGTCTAGTGAATAATACTAGCATGGATTTCACTGACTTCTCACTTTCAGTCAAATGTTCTTCCCACAAACTCAAAGAACTTCCTGTTTGTTTCGTGAAAATATCagttttcaaaatatttcactGTTTTCCACCAATTCACACAGTCTGGTTTGCAATTGCACCCAGCTCTTTTTTTGGTGAAACTGTCGGTGTAACTGTCGGTGTAGTTTTCACAGTATTTCCCAAATGTTCTTCCCATAAGTTTAAATAACTGTTTGCATTTGCATATGAACGAGCTTCTGTAACAAAATCGCAAATATTTTCCCTTGTCCATTCTTTAAACAGTTCTCACTTCCAATCAAACTTTCTTCCTACCAGTTCAAAGAACTTCCTGTTTGGTTCCTGAAAGTATTCGCATAATTTCTGCAGGATCTCTGGGGCTACATTTGGATGTGTTCGTCCCTTCGATTCATGTAGGCAGCGTTCGTGACCTTGTTCCTTCAAACAGTAAAAGCCTTTCGTCCGATTAAAGTAAAAGTTTTCTTCGGTTATCTGTGGATTGAGGTGCAAAAAATGTTcaacttttttcatttctgcTAATGGGTCTCTGATGAGCATGTCGCCATCCACTATATGAAAGCTGTCATGTGGGAAAACCCGTAACCATCGCTGCATATGCGGGTGATACACACTTCGATTCACAGCTTTATAGTTGAGGTTAAGCTCCCCATCTCGGAGCAGCAGGTCCTCGATGCGCTGTGGAACTTTGTGTTTTTGAAGCTGATTGTGAAGAACTTGTGTATAATCTGACAGAACACGATCCACAGGATCTCGGACAATCAGCAAGAGCCGGATGGAAGGGTTCATGTGAAGAATTCGCTCCGGAGCGTCAACAGAGGTGAAGTATGCCGGAGTCTTTTCTACCGTCAACTGATCAGGTCGAGCCAGTGGCATCTGTGATGTGTACCACTCGAGTCCCTGCTGGTAATGAGCGTCCGAGTCGAAGAAGTGGACCTCGCTTTGAGCAGTAGCAATGGTGTCGTGAAGGCTCAGCATCTCAAGCAATGCTCTTGTACCACCCTTCCTTACTCCAATGATAATGATGTCCGGCAGATGATGTGCAAGTTTTCCATTGTTTTGGCTGGTTTCACTGCTGGTTTGCTCTGTTCCACtgttgttttggattttttggCCAGTTTTTCTTGGATATGTATAGACCTCATGTCCATTTTGGATGTTTGGGTGGACATTAATTGTGTTCTGGTCCAGTTCTCTTTCTTTATGTCCTACTGCGTTTGAGCTTTGAATGTCATTGTTGCTGGATTGGTTGACTGTAATGCTGCCACCATTTTGGTGGACAACATTCTTGTCCACTCCGATGGTCACTGGTGTCTTTGCAAATGGACGAGAAGAAATGTATggaggaagggggaggaggaggagcaagGTGAAAAATACGGCCGCCATAAGGAGATCTGAACGGATTTGATATCTACAGTTTTCTGCTGAACAGATGTCTTTGGTGAATCACTTCATCCAGTGAAGCATACATACGCTGCATACAAGAGGTGCCTTTTATATCTCTGCAAGGAAAACAGCAAAGAGCAACGTGATTAAACATTATAACAGATTAAAACATGAAATAGATGAAATACAAAGGTCCTAATGGGTGTGCAATTAACATCGTTTTAAATTCAGGGTGCAATTAGTTTTAGATTAGCTGCCTAACCTagcacagaaaacacacacacacacgtaaaatTACTGTATGCAATGCATTAAAGGATAGAGTATAATGATATAATGACGCTATTAGTGTGATTAAatgattatttctctttttgctgTATTACATCAAATTTAAGCATGCCAGAAAGGGATTTTTGCTCCTTTTGAAATAACTAaagtaatcaaataaataaagcatttagATCTCCTCAGAGGAggagtggcttagtggttagcacatttgccttgcacctcctgGGTTAGGGTTTGAATCCCGCATctaccctgtgtgcgtggagtttgcatgttctctctgtgcttcgggggtttcctcccccagtccaaagatatgtgtTGTAAGatgattggcatctccaaattgtctgtagtgtgtgtgtgtgattgtgctctgtgatgggtttacaccctgtctagggtgtaccctgcctgcCCTGTACCCCAAGTCCTCTGGGATAGGGTCCAGACtctccatgaccctgtgtaggataagtggtacagaaaatggatggatgaatctcctcagaattatttacaaataaaaaaaccctgctTAATTGGTATTAACACCCTCAGCATGAACTGTCCTTTTGCAGCAATTACAGCTTTAAGTTGTCTCAGATCAGAAGTTGTCTCTATCAGCTTTGCATGTTTGGTTTGGGCATTTTCTCTCATTACTCAATACAAATTTTGAACAACTCTGTCAAATTAGATGGAGAACATTGGTGGACAGCAAATTTTCATGTCATGCTACAAATTTTCAATTGGATTAAAAGTCTGgccttgacttggccattccaaaacacagATCTTCTTTTTTCAAGCCATTCCTTTGTACTTTTGGCCGTGTGCTGTGactcattgtcctgctggaacataCACCACATGACTAAAATAAAAGGTCACTGTTTagatttaaataagcaaatacttAAGAGCCTATGATTGGTTCATTATTGCAGTGATTAACATGTTTCATCTGGCAACAATTGTTTTAACCTGAACTGTTGCAGTGTGTAGCTTCTCAACCATGTCAGAAGATATATCTCGTGGTTGTGGAAAAGATGTTATTGTGGGAAAATTATTGGCCTACATCAAGCTAAGAAAACAACTAAGGAGATTGCTGAAATCCCTGGAATTGAACAGTTAAGAACTGTCCAACACATTATTAAAACCTGGAAGGAGAGTGGTGAACTGTCACCTTTGAGGACAAAATGTGGTTGGAAAAATTAAAATTCAAAATCTCGAATGATTGTGATTGGAGATTGTTAAAATGCTTGGTGAAGTCATATAATTAAAAATTGAAAGAAGAACTCATGGCTATGTTTCATAGTGAAAGTAAGAGCATTTCCACATGCATAATGTGACCAGAACTTGACAGATAGACTTGACCATACAGATTAGGACTAAACAGCTCTGTGGACTAATCAGTGTGATGCTAATCAGATATAAAATTACTTCAGTTTGCTAGTGAGCATAAAGATGGGGCTgtggagcaatggaaaaaggTAATGTGGTCTGATGATTCCAGATTTACCCTATTCCAAAGCGATGGGTACATCAGGGTAAGAAGGGAAGCGCATGAAGCAATGCACCATCATGCAATGTACAATCCTCTGGAGGCAGTGTTATGGTCTGGGGTTGCTTCAGTCGGTCAGGTCTAGGCTCATTAACATTATGCGGCAATAAAATGAAGTCAA
This genomic window contains:
- the hs3st1 gene encoding heparan sulfate glucosamine 3-O-sulfotransferase 1; its protein translation is MAAVFFTLLLLLPLPPYISSRPFAKTPVTIGVDKNVVHQNGGSITVNQSSNNDIQSSNAVGHKERELDQNTINVHPNIQNGHEVYTYPRKTGQKIQNNSGTEQTSSETSQNNGKLAHHLPDIIIIGVRKGGTRALLEMLSLHDTIATAQSEVHFFDSDAHYQQGLEWYTSQMPLARPDQLTVEKTPAYFTSVDAPERILHMNPSIRLLLIVRDPVDRVLSDYTQVLHNQLQKHKVPQRIEDLLLRDGELNLNYKAVNRSVYHPHMQRWLRVFPHDSFHIVDGDMLIRDPLAEMKKVEHFLHLNPQITEENFYFNRTKGFYCLKEQGHERCLHESKGRTHPNVAPEILQKLCEYFQEPNRKFFELVGRKFDWK